GCAACTGATTGCTCTAAAAAAATCTGCACTTCTATGTGTGTTAGAAGAGTAGTTTTGCATCCATGGATATTTCTTAGAAAAAAATCACAATTTTGTTGCATGAACTAATGAATCATTTTCCTCCTATATATGAAATTCCTAATAAACAAGTTTCTGCTAGTTCAAGTGTTTGCTCTCAGTATTCAACATACTAACTGTTGGTGAAGCCAACATTGAATTTATTCCAACTTTTGCACCTAACTTTGATACTTTCATGAGCATCAAATTACTTTCTTCAACTCTTAGATGTCTACCACTAATTACAAGTTGCATCATATGGTAAGAGGCGGAAAACCTAGATGCTGAAAAATAAAGAAAGTAATGGTGAAGTTTATAAGTCACAAGGGATCTAGCGATAAGAGTATTCCTAGGATTGTTTTAACGCTTTCCACACCTTCAAATTTGTTGGACATACTTTGGAAAAAATAGATCTTGCGGCCATTGAGCCATTGAAATCTATCGATGAACGATGGAAGATGTGGTAGTGTAAGATAATGGGGGTAAGGCATTTGGTCTTACCATTAGGCGTCAAAAACTAATGTGTGTTCCTCGCGGGTGGGAACTCGGTGTACAGAGCGAAAGGGGCAACGAGAAACACATAGTTTTCCTTTTGTAGTAAGCATAAATCTGCCGGAACCGCTCTAGGAAAAAAGATCCAGGAGGAGGCGACGCATCTGCCCCCAactactccggcaagccgctggtccCTGCCTCCTCCATCCGCCGTTCCGGCAACGGGAAGGGGTGGGGACCCCGGGCTTCGCTCCGGCCGGTAGTTAGGGTTGGCCTAGTCTTTCCTTGAGGTGCTCTTCCATGGAGGAGATGGCGCCGCATCGGAATAATTTGCACCTGCTTTTTCTCCATCTCGGCGTTTCTCCTACCGGTAGCGTCGAGGGGCAGGTGGCCCGGTCGTCTCGCCGGTGAGATTCGTGTGTGGTGGTTGGCGTTCGGCACTCTCGCGAGTGGCGGTCACGTCGGCTGCTGTAGGTTTGTTTGGTGTCTTGTAGTTGGGTGTGTGGACGACGAAAGGCGGCGACGTTCCTCTTCTCCGACTGCGTTGGATGAAGTTGACGACGTCGGGATCTGGTGACCACGGGGAATATCCCCAGCCGACGTGCCACAAAGTCTCGGTTTCGTCGCTTGCGACGGTCCGCTTCATCGGCTCGGAAAGCATCTTTGTATGCGAAGGTGCTCTCTCAGATTTCGGTATGGCGGATGTTTGCCTCTTTTTTTGACGCTTCCTTGGTTGCGGCGGTGGAGAACGATGGTGGACTACAGTTTCGGTGAGGCACAAATTTCTCCAAGGGTAAAATTTTAGTTTTACTTCTTGTGGGTTTGGTTGTGCAAGTTTGCTTGACAAGCATGTTTGTCTCGGACCATATATGTAATCTCCAGATTGTCTTATGAAATATATGACTACTTTTAAAAAAAAAATGCCGGAAGAGTTTGGAGGAAAAGAGGAATAGTTACCATGCGCAGTTGGTATGTGCATACCAACTAATTTTTCTACACTTTTTCTATGTAAAGGCACGATGCATGCACACTCTCGCACAAGATTTGGCAAGCTGTAGCTTGCTCGTATGTCCTTAACTATGATCAAAGGACTCGTTATTTAGGACTAAATAAAGAGCAAGGGCCTGGTAGGAACTGGAAAAAAAAGGACAACTTATCTGTGATTAAAGCGATTTTCAGGGATCGAACTGCTAATTCCACACTTTCCTTTCGGCGTTCGCACAAAGTGAATCGAAGGATCTCTCCTAGTCATCCATCTGACAATCTTCCCCTCATTTCGCCCAAACAACGTAGTTTGCCCTAGAAACCCGCTCCCCTGCCATCTACACCCCCctgccatggcggcggcggcggcggtggaaagCCTCCCCCAAGAACTCCTCACCAGTATCTTTCTCTTACTCTCATGCATCGCCGACCGCGTCAGGTTCTCCGCCGTCTGCAAACACTGGCGCCGCGTCGCTCTCCAGAAGCCGCCCCCGCTTCCCTGGCTCCTCATGCCCACTACCGGCCTGATCTCCTGCTACCGGATGTTCGGCGGTTTCACCGGTCAGCAGCCATCCTTCGCCATCGACGCCCGGGGAGGGCGCTTCTTGGGCTCCTTCCCGGGCGGCTGGTTCATCGTCGCGCTCCAGCGTTGGCGCGGACACGCCCTGCTCAACCTCCTCTCGGGGGAGAGCGTGCCGCTCCCGGACATCGCGCATTTTTGTGGCGAAATGGATATCCCCGTACAgatccgcgccgccaccatgtccgCAGCTCCTTCTGCCGGCGGCGGCTCTGGCGCATGCGTCGTCGCCGCCATAACGTCCGTGCATGGTATTACCGGTGTAGCCTTCTGGCGTCCGGGGATGGACCGCTGGTCGCCGCCGGCTAAGGGGTATGGTGTGTTCGACGCTGAAGACCTGACGTACTACGACGGGTGGTTCTGCGTTCTCACCAGCAGGGAGAGGCTAGTCTGGTACAGACTGGAAACGGACGCAGACGGCGTGCTCCCGCTCAAGGTCAAGACTCAGCACGAGTTCCGTGATTACAACATGGCCCCGTCGCCGTCGGTACTCGGGGAGCTTGTCGCCCTCTACCTCTTGCCGTCCGCCTCCGGCGCGGATCTGCTAATGGTGAGGAGGACGAGGTTCCGCTACCCACACCCACACCCAGCCAAGACGGTGTTCGAGGTCTTCAGgctacaagaacaggaagaaggaCCAGCTTCCTGGTGCCCTTACCGCATGAACGGACAGGTAATCTTCGTCAGGCAAGGCGGGTCCAAGGCCTTCGACACGGGACTCGACCACTCCGGCTACATCTACTTCCTCGACGACATCAACCATGGCGGTCCGACGAGCTTTTTCCTGCCGTTGACCAAGTACCGCTGCGTCGACTCCGGCTCATACTGTTGCTCCACCGACGCAGTCAAGGGTGGAATCAAGCGCTGCTTGCCGCAGGAGCCCTCGTCGTCGGACTGCTCGCAGTGGATTTGGTACTTCCATTGAGCTAGCCAGGTTCGGTTTCTTGGTTTATTAGCTCAATTCGATTCCTAGTGCTGATTCCAATCATATCATCCATCCAGTTTAATTAGAGTTTAATAATTTCCATGACGCATCGAACTCATGCGGTGCCCTTGGTCCAGCGGCGTGTCCCTGTTGTTGTTTTTGTTGTAATGTCATCGTGAACTGAAAGTATCATATCGTGTGTTTCTTGTTTTGAacttcagtttgaagcatgtttttGAACCCATTTTATCTACGAAATTGTGAACTCTTTAGACTACCACGTACGGTACCACCTGGCACCTGCGTACAAGCTGCTTCGTCGGTTCTCATGTTTTTACTAATTTACTCCCGTTCCTAGTAGTTTCAGTGTGTGTTACATATACATATTATTCGGTAAATTCTACCTTAGATTCATTTAGAGAGCTGAAATGGTAGCTTCAGTAGTGCACAGTTGTTGATTGCATCTGCCAACAGATAGGTGTTTCCCATGGGTGCTCATCGGAACCTGCTTGGCAGATGATCTGCAGGTGAATATATGACGTGATATGATGTATACAGTACTGATACTATGCTAACGAAGGCAGTCTTTGCGCGTGATCCTTCTTCACTTTGGGGCCTTCACAAAATCACGAGGTTTGCTCAGTAACTAAGTCAGTATGTTCTAGGAGCTCAGGGCCTTCAAGTACCCTCTAATCTCGCTCTGGCACCCCACTGGCGCCAACTTCATCTTCGCCTCTATCGGAGAACTCTGTTGTGTTGATCAGTGCCGTGTCACTGGCCAAGACTTAAGTACTGTAATATGCGCCTTCATCCTCATCGAGCGAGGCCACCGCGTTCCTCCAGCCGTCGTGCTCAGGAAGCCCAACAACGACGTCCTCGTTGTTCACTTCGACATCGACAACTCCTAGCGCCTGACTACGGCGCCGatgcaccgccaccgccgcctcccTATCCGGTACCACAGACGGTGCCTACGTCCGTGTCTGTCGCCACACATACGGACGACTCCGACGCACTTCCCCCTCTCGGCACTCTCCAAGAGGATGTTGAGGCCGAGGTTGACGCAGACTCGGACGGCACCTTTCCGTCTGAGGATGCCAACCAGGACTCTCCCTCCTCACCGTCTCTCAAGGAAGCCCTGCATGCCGGGGACGCAGCTCAAGAGGCTGCTGAAGCCCTCCTCCGATCAAGGTGCTAATCCCGCCATCTCTCATTCTAATccactaagagcatgtctaacacatCCTCTATTTTTTTGCCccgtaaaacgcgagtagagggccctgtattcacttttcaccgccgaaaactcgtccgagctGTTTTACGGGATGGGGATACGGGGTatgctagctcggacgagtttcCAACCCatcaaaacagggttttagacaACAGTTTCAGTtcaaacatagcacatccaaaacatgtgatgcataattcatagttttTACACCACAACGCGATCATAGCCAATGTTCAAGTCACAAAGATTCCCAAAATGTTGCCACCACCAACACCATAATTGCGATCAACCATCAACGAGTCCATCGCCAGTGCCGCCACCACTCGTCGGAGACTCATCTCGAGGAGTTGACGCACCAACAGCACTTGGTCCACTCACTTGCATGCatcctgacaaggtatcaacttgtcaatgcctatggattgtaggctagggtttagttggaagtagagggtaagtagatctcgaaggtttcagccgaaaagtactcgacgattgtgaagactagggtttgtagacaatgattcgattatctcttcgtccctcgactccccctttatataggaggtggagccgagggattcgtgctatacaagttacagagttcgggacggtttctaactcatcccgccagattacaaataacacttcctactacaactcttaactttccttaatatatcttgggctcccgaatcttcttattcttcgggtagtgggccttcagtaaaccccgggtactatcttcggcaggcccatttgggatgcctatgtcagtagcccccgagattttgcttgaatcgtagagtcagggaaaatctccactgtttatttttattcgaaaactttaacctttttatacttcttcacataaaattctatattgtacagggataatggtagttgaggctagttcatctgacggatcaggtactagttaactgctctagtggcaatccgcaaaaacctacttcaagatcacgtccctggacatgatctcgggatactggtgtaaacttcgacaggtgccgcttaaggtcttaccattctgtcgagtcccagtcaaatttatcgggtacctaacgcgtccgttaggatttttcttcgtatctgttgatacggataaaagtagcagagcgcagtctttggcgatgccacgcccagcagaacggatctggggtcttaccttcgcaaatttgcggcattcagaaattgatcgcaactttggcgttctgagaatatattgtcgagtgcttttccggctgttggaatggcacattttatcgagtcaaatatgacttatattgctttcccgatgggagtatatgtagagttaattataactcgaaatatactctcttgcttttctatcttttatttttgaacttcatcgggtacgcgaacagcgttcccgatgggagtagcccccgaggctacagccaagaacttgtgcttggttgtaggctcaacattttagtccaccttgtcactatagtcattatgttccaatatgatcttctttttatctctcgggtgcgcgaacagcgctcccgatgggagtagccccccgagtgttttggtgactctttactgtatttgtatattgcgaggttttgaaccaaggcatttatgtatttatggcgaatatgagcccccgagcttctttattgagtactattttgtgtttttattgactcacgaggtattttaataccaaggcgaggcttttctttttcgatgaactatattgaaattcgtcggagcagagactttaagcatgtcgataaagaaaaggttatattgacactatctttattatattgcagcaccgcgagcccgcctcattaaaaacctttcccggccccactcggtgccccaaaaaaggaaaagagtgcgtctgaaaactcgcgggcgtttcagtacattgaagttttacaaggactatatttcaactctaggcgtagaaccgcctgagttgcgccacgttccaggggtttggctcctccacccctgtcttcttgtcctttatcctgtatgctcctcctccgattacttccgtgacaatgtaagggccaagccatggtgactcgagtttttcatgacttttttgcgtgagccgaagaactaggtctcccacctgaaaagatcttggccgcaaacgtcgactgtggtaattcttcaagtcctgttggtatttggttacccgagacagtacttcatctcgagcttcatcaagtgcgtcgacatcatcttctagcgcttttctcgacacttcttcgtcatattcgacgacgcgtggagagttgtgctctatctcgattggtaatactgcttctgctccatgaaccaagaaaaacggagtttcctgtgttgctgtgtttggtgttgttcggatgctccacaatacgcttggtagttcttctggccaggtgtgtcgagctttttccagtggtcctaacaagcgtttcttgatgccattgcagatgatgccattggctttctcgacttgcccattggtttgaggatgtgcaactgacgcaaagtgcaacttgatacccacctcttcgcaataatctttgaattcgtgggatgtgaagttactgccgttgtctgtgacgatctttgtggggcactccaaatctgaagacgaggccttttatgaattttactgcggatgctccgtctggtgaatttatcggcttcgcttctatccactttgtaaatttgtcgacagctactagcatatactcctttcctcctggccaggatttgtgtaacttgcccaccatatcaagtccccattgggcaaagggccatgacaatggtattggtgctagctctgctgctggagagtgaggttttgcggcaaacctttgacacgcatcgcaagttcttactatgtccttggcgtcctcgattgctgtcaaccagtagaatcctgcccgaaaaaccttggctgcaatagctcgactacttgcgtggtggccacatattccttcgtgtacatccttcagaattattcttccttcttcgggtgtgacacatctttgcaggatgcctgaaatactccgcttgtacaattcccctttgactaccgtgaaagctttggagcgtcgaattactcgccttgcctcaactggatcatcgggtatttctttcctgaggatgtacgatatgtacgtctacatccatggtatctgtatcaccatgaccaggtcctgatcttcttcttcttcctcttgcttttccttggtagcccccgagggtttcttctccttcttttttgattttgtcgatttggtggatctctctgttatctcttcccagaatacacctggcgggactgcaaggcattgcgacccgatgtttgcaagaacatcggcttcgtcgttgctcaacctactaatatgatttacttcgcatccatcgaacaacttctcgagctcgttgtacacctccttgtatgccatcatgctatcattgactgcgtcacattggttcataacttgctgagccaccaattgtgagtcgccaaagatttttagtcgagttgcaccgcaggctttcgccatcttcatcccgtgtatgagagcctcatattctgcttcattgttagatgcgttagggaatgtcatccgaaggatgtacttcaacttgtcgccttcaggtgatatgagtactactcctgcgccagccccttctagtcttttggacccatcaaagttcatggtccaggttctcgacaagtctggaggtcctgtgttttgcaactccatccactctgcgatgaagtctggcaaaacttgcgacttgattgcttttcttttttcatacgtgatgtcccgaggggaaagttctattccccaaagggagacacgacccgtagcttctggattgtttagtatatttgacaagggagcttcattgaccactatgatcgggtgtgccgaaaaatagtggcgcaattttcgtgctgttgtgaacactccatatgctagcttttggtgcgagggtacctttgttttgagggcgacaaaacttcgctcacgaagtatcttggcctctgcactccatggattttcccttcttcttctctttcaacaactaacaccgtgctaaccacttggggtgtggctgcaatatacagcaggagaggttccttttcctttggcgccaccaaaattggtggtgtcgaaattgtgcgcttaaatcctcgaaagctctgtcggcctcttcgttccattggaatttatctccttgctttatcagagcgtaaaatggtaacgctttttctcccagtctggcgacgaatctgctcaaagctgcgactcgcccagttagctgctgtatctctttcaactttgttggcttcctcattgttacgataggttgtattttgtcgggatttgcttcaatccctcttgctgaaagtaGGTACcccgaagttctcctgctgggacgccaaaagaacacttcgtcgggttcaacttcaggcagaatttgtcgaggttgtcaaaagtttctttgaggtcctcgatcagcgttgcccccttttttgacgttatgacgacatcatcgatgtatacttgcacgtttttcccgatctgtgtcgctaaacacttctgcatcatcctctgatatgttgctcccgcattttttagaccaaagggcattgtcttgtagcagaacacgccgtaaggtgtaataaacgctgttttggcttcatcatcttcttttaatctgatctggttataaccagagtatgcatccaaaaaggaaagacgttcacagcctgccgtggagtcgatgatttgatcgatccttgggaggggaaagtgatccttaggacaatgtttattgagacacgtaaagtcgacgcacatgcgaaggattgtcgtgtgtttcttcggcaccatcactgggttagctacccatgtggcttctgtagatatctctttgataaaaccagcctcctcaagtcgatttatttctgatagcatggctttgcggtttggttcaaaacgccgcaaaggttgtttgattggtctcgccatcgatccaagtttaggtggtgctcggcaagttccctgggtactcctggcatgtcagctggacaccatgcgaagattttccagttctcacggaggaacttgacgagcacgctttcctatgcgatatccatgtcgtttgcgatagatgtcgtcttttttgggtctatcgggtgaatctgcacttcttttgaatttttctcggtattgaaagttgattctttgtttggccttccaacgtctagcagtacgtcgtaatcagtcatgctttttgacgccaagtactcagcttgcatcccgaaagtttctgacagccggtgaaagtccttatcgcacttatcggctaaggcaaagcttcctttgactgtgattggtccctttggtccaggcaacctccacagcaggtatgtatagtgtggtaccgccataaacctagcatatgctggtcgtcccaacagagcgtggtattgcgacggaaaatccacgacttcaaattcgagcctctcgattctataattttctcgggtcccaaactgaacgtcaagattgatcttccccaatggataacttggtttctccggtgtgatgccgtggaaccttgtgtctgttggtttcaagtttgctaaggatatgttcatcttcctcaatgtatctgcatacataaggtttaggctactgccgccgtctatgaacactcgagagacatcaaatcccgcgataactgctggcagaataagtgctgactgccctggtcgaggaacttgctgcggatgatctgctatggtgaagccaatatcttgtcctgaccaattaagatactcaactgttggtggaggcattttttctgccataaacacctgtcgtgagattactttctgagctctattggacggcctccccttctgaatcatcgacaccgctccgttggagttaggatcaacataaggtggtggtgtaggtgctgccgctattctgagctgatgccgattgtcgtctgtaatcgcgggaggaggcggcaagtgaatctcgcttctgggttcccgaggatttctctgtgttgctcgcgcgttagcgttttctgcataccgcaacattgcctgaaaatttcgacagtctttctgcaggtgccctgactgtcttttaccgttgctatcaagaaaaaagtgcatctgacacggtccattcgtcatctcttcaggggacacaaaaggccttgggaatctaggcccgctattttgcctgttgcgtgaatcatccatgttatcacctcgctgctcattgcttctctgataatcatctctgttgcttccttctgtgtttgcccgaaagcctgccgaaatttgccctggagcgtcatagttcggatactgccgaggaaatcgtcgccttggttgatagtttcgaccgcggtcctcctctggtgacctgtgccgtttgttgtggacagcatcttctccatctgctcatctgtttgctatctccattaacgcggatactgtctttggattggtccttcccaagtcctcgacaaaatctccacgcctaattcctgcgacaaacgcatctattgctctctcgtcagatatattttctgccgagtttttgatgatattccacctttggatatactttctcattggctcgtctggcttttgtcgacatgatctcaactcctctaacgacgcaggttttttgcacgtggatctgaagttcttgacgaacacatcctcgaaactttcccagctgtcgatggatcctggagtgagtttctttatccaagatcgtgcggctccactcaaatgcacctggatgctttgcatagctgttgccctggttcctcctgtgagcttcaccgtctccagatagtcgactagccaatcctctggatcttgaaggccgtcgagctttttgaaattatcgggtaacttgaatcctgaggggactcgagtttttcggactctcctcgtgaagcatggtaagccgcacatatcttcatcgttaagctccggagattgccgatgatcccttctgctttgccgtgctctgtcgacccttgcttgtgctgctgtgtctcttgctccacttggtccttcaggtggtgccgctgttgctgctgcaggtcgtggactattttgccttgccgctccttcgggaggcgttgatacaaacgctgtccccatagctccaactcctgctaccgccatattgtacaatgtttcccttggatcacctggaggtggtttagatgcaaggataaaagcatgtgtcgccatatacccagcttctggtgtcttagggatgatgtttcctcttgtatctatcgacatgaaggacatgtcgaggttttggaccaagtgttctctttctgcttcgggtatgtgttgcagccttgatcttgctctgttccgcgcctcccctgtggctatcacccgaagttcta
This region of Lolium perenne isolate Kyuss_39 chromosome 2, Kyuss_2.0, whole genome shotgun sequence genomic DNA includes:
- the LOC127329032 gene encoding uncharacterized protein, which codes for MAAAAAVESLPQELLTSIFLLLSCIADRVRFSAVCKHWRRVALQKPPPLPWLLMPTTGLISCYRMFGGFTGQQPSFAIDARGGRFLGSFPGGWFIVALQRWRGHALLNLLSGESVPLPDIAHFCGEMDIPVQIRAATMSAAPSAGGGSGACVVAAITSVHGITGVAFWRPGMDRWSPPAKGYGVFDAEDLTYYDGWFCVLTSRERLVWYRLETDADGVLPLKVKTQHEFRDYNMAPSPSVLGELVALYLLPSASGADLLMVRRTRFRYPHPHPAKTVFEVFRLQEQEEGPASWCPYRMNGQVIFVRQGGSKAFDTGLDHSGYIYFLDDINHGGPTSFFLPLTKYRCVDSGSYCCSTDAVKGGIKRCLPQEPSSSDCSQWIWYFH